A region of the Bombus pyrosoma isolate SC7728 linkage group LG15, ASM1482585v1, whole genome shotgun sequence genome:
CGACGGTAAGACAGAGCCGTAGAAATATTCCAGACCTGGTATCGCTTTTGTTAGCGGATGACATTCGTTTCTCTTGCACTGCGGATGGAATACataataatggaaaatgtGCTTTCTGTTTCAGATGACATAGAATGGGTTGGGTGGCGCTAGGGCGGTGTGCGGGTGGTGGCGGCCGCCTCTCGTCCGTCCTCTCGCTGTCTCTCACCTCCCTCGCAAGCTCCCTCATCTTCACCATCCTCTGTATCCTCACACTTGCCCTCACTCTTGTCACTCTCGTGCGTGCCGAAGACATGTACGTATTATGGAATACACGATAATTAACACCTTCTTCAGCCATCGATCTGCTCTTAACTTCCCGATACGAAAGTATGATACCGGAATAACGGTCGCGTTATCTTCCTCTGTTTGAAGAGATTTTTTACTCGGCCAGGGGGCTGCTAAAGTTTAACGATCCGAACGCATCGAGAAGCTAAGAGAGGGACACTAGAGTAGAACACTGTTGTGTTTGCTTGTGATAGGATCGAGAGAGCGACATTGTGGCGACGACGCGGTACAGAATATATGCGAAGATGAATCTAGACTCGCTCGATGTTTGACATTAGACGAAACAAATCTATTTTGCATGGAATATCGAGAATCGTCGCTAATGTCGCCTCGTTTCTTGTTCAAAGGCTCTTATActtgttttacatttaatattgcGCAAACTTGTCTCGTTATTAACCGGGACGCCGGTCGAAGGGTGGGGAGTTGGCTTGTTCGCTGTCTATTTACCCTTTTACGCTGGTGAACTTACTTTACCGGCCATAAACTTGCCGTTGTCGTGGTCGTGGCGATGCGGGATGGCTACAGAGCAACTGAGACGTTGATAGCAACGGACGCGTCTAATCGCGTGACACCGATGTTGGCTCGAGAGAAGATTTATAGCGAATTCTCAATGTCTAACGCTTGCCGATAGTCTTGAAATCGGAATAGAGTCGGGCTGAACTTTGAGAGAGACGAAAGCGGCCAGGTAATCGGTCTTATCGCGAATCTTCTTTCGCTCGACCAGCGTCCCAAAAGTCGTTCGATTGCATCGTACACGTTTAGCCAAGTGTAGACAAGTTTGGATCCTAGTGATCGCGACGTAGACAACGATCGAAGCAACAGATCGTTAAATTAGCGAATTTCCAGACTAATTCGATGACGCTCGAAGGTAGAAGCTgtttttacattatacatatacattatatatatatatatattatatatacatatatatatatacatatatatatatatacacgtattaTATAGTGCGTTTTAGAGAGCTCTGCGTAATATTCGTCGAATAATTCGTAGATCGTGTGagtttctcttttaatatGTGTAGCCATAACGAATTCACTCGAAAGAGAACGACGCGCGTTTCGTACAGATCGCGTGCGACAAGCGCATTCTCAGGAAAACCGATCTTCTTGGACACCTCGAAGGTCAAGGTCGAGGCTCGCGACAAAGCGAACTGCGGGTTAATCTGCGGATCGACCTTCGGGGTGgctagagagagagaacacTCGATGATCGGGGGTGAAAACCGAGGAAAGGaatggaaaggaaaggaaagaggaaaggaaaggagaaaggagaaaggaaaggaaagagaaagaaaaggaaaggaaaaattccGTCGTGGATCCGGTGGTTTCGGGGCTAGCTACAATACGTTGTGTTGCAGTTTCGAGGAGGGCAAGTCGGACAAGGAGATACTGGACAACCTGCTGCTGTCGACCCGTTACGACAAGCGGCTTCTGCCCCCGGTCCAAGGTACACTGAGGCCCCCGCCCCACACCCGTCAAGACGACTACACCCCTGACTACCTCGTACCCAATGACCCTGATCATCCAGAGCACCTCGAACACCACCGGCACCGCTACCACCATACAGCACTACACAACCACAGCTCACTGCTCACCCCTCGTCGAAAGGGTACTCTATATTAGAAATCGATCTGATCACGCTAAATCGGCataaggaaaaggaaaaatgaaaaaagaaaagacaaagtaTAAAGAACGAGAGGAAACGCGAGAACGAATGAAAGTGGAACTCGGTTATcttattttgttttactttaatttcacTTCGTCCTCGTTCCCCTCTTCTGCCCTCTACTTTTTCATATTCGCGTTTCACGTTCCACGGTGTCCCCTTTCCTTCCTATCGTCAGTTCGCACGTTGCGTGCTTGTCGTATGCATTTACGTGCTGCGCGAGATTGCGCGTTTTTCACGGTTACGTATCTGAGCGAAGGTATCACGGTACGCATGGCAGGATCGCTATGAAATTGGAGAGAAAGAGTCGCGCTTGTCGATGAATACGTTAGAGTGGCGTGTAAAAGGATACGAGACGGGGAGAGGAAAAGGAATGTGGGGATAAAGGggaatgaaatgaaaaggaaaggTGAATAGAGAGCACGAATGAAATCGGAATGGCAAGAAAGTAATAATCGGTTTCTTTTGATGTCGAAACGACAAACTGGCCGAATCGGCCGACCCGTCTGACCAATGTCGGCCCTCTATCACTAGCTGCAAGGCTCTCGCTGCCAACAGCTGTTTACCACGCCGCGCCGAACGGCTGCTCCGTTGGAAATCCAATTCAAGTCAGTAATAAATTTGTAGTCTCTCGGCTAAGGCGATTGGAATTCTTCTTGAGATTGAAATCATCTCGACCAGACTTTCTAGCATTTTTATCGCTATACGGAACGAATCTGAacattcttgaaattttttttctcgtaactgaattatttctttcttttcttttttcttttctcttccttctgtCGATCTCGCTGAACGAAATTTCGCTGAACGAGATATTTTGGATTGGTAAAACAGATCCATATGAAATTCTTTGTATTACATTTACGGCGTCCTTCAAGCTGCATTAACgagttttttaattaatttcttttcatctcaATGAGACGAGCGCGTAAATTAAGCAATGTTAtcaacgtaataaaaaatctaGTGGTTTCAGACGTCACCAGGTATTTACGTCACGCTTTATACGAATCCGAGATACGAGCCGGTGTTACACGGCGcagatttattcgaatataaatttacttacCTCTTGGCAAATTAATCATCGATCTAAAGAATGGTCCCTCCGCCTCTATAGCGAAACGACCATGTCGTCACCCGAAATAGATTAACGCGTCTATTTCCTACAATTATAATGCTCTCGTGCTACGAATGCTACGAGAACAAGCGTAAGTACGCAATAGACGTCGTTTGCACGAAAACGCAATGCCATTTAAATCGTTTTCCTTCGTATAGCTTGAAtagattgaaagaaatttcacaaattctTAATTCTTCGTCCGTTCAATTCAAGAAATAAgatatcgaagaagaaacaggTCGCGCTGTGTAATTTGGCGAACCGATAGCCTTGAAGCgttaaaagaacaaaattttatttgaaaattaagtGATTTCGAATGAATATACCGCAGGAATTTCAggaaaattttctacatttttcaaaattcccaATATATCGATGGTAGAATATCCGCGATATTCCTATTAATTAAAAGGTGATGACGAACAGAAATGTTTGCTTTGGAAAAGACGACGAAGATTGGTGTCGTAATGTCAGCCCGCAACGTGTAAGTAGAAAAGGATGCGGTCAGACGGATCCGCCGAATTCGGCCACTCGTTTCTACAACAAAAATCTTCCGCTTGAACGAGCTTTGCAGAGAAAAGCTTCTATCGAATTGAGCGAAATATCAAAAGATCGTTGCGATGCCGCGATAAACCGCCAGCTAGTAGTTTGCAGCTATTACGCGTAAGCAAACTCATTTGGAATAATTATAGTAGTTTCGCGATATGCCTCGTTTCCGTTTCAAGCGTTCTTCACCCTCTTTTCTCTATGTCGACCACACGATCTGGTGTTCTCCAATACTTGAATTACAACgaacaaaaattctattaaaattaaattaaattaaaataaattgattattaatttttagcaAACAGATACAGTTGGTGAGCGtttttatatggaaaaatgtacatttacaTAACACAAGTACGATGTTTCCGAAACGTTTCTCTTAGCAGTGGTACTTGACAATTACGTCTCCAATGCTTCAATTATCGACACGCTTTTGCGCACGATGATTGCACCGCTGATTATGAAAATGGCCCGagtcatatatttttttatttcgctcgGTGTATTACGTTTCGCGTTTGACGCGTTAGCTGAATCCTGTTTAACGACGCAAAATAAGCGACAAGCTCgcattttttacattcttgTCTCGGGTCGCTTTCGTAATTACCGGCGCAAATGTCGGCGAACGCGTGACTTCGATGTGACTCGGTTGGCGATATTAATTAAGCATTCGTCGAGATTGCTTATTTGGCACTGATCTACTGAAACGCTTGCGTTTGGTATCTCGTGAGAAACTACGTCGGTTGTGCCAAATCTCGTGGTTAAAGTGTGCCACCGATCAAGATGGGCACGTTCAAATGTCGCTGGATTTTAAGTGCAAATACATATTCAAAATAGACACGTGCAGTGTGAATCACCTTGTTGGTATTAGTTGATTGCAAAAGTTCCGTCGGTCTTAcgcaatgaaaattatatcacaAACGCTTTCAATAATCTCGTTTATACTCAGTATGTCTATCGCGTCGTgtccatttaattttatcgctcCTCCTCGTTTATCTCAACTCACTGATATCTCTCGCGAAGAATTCTTGGCCCCTAGAGTCCATGAAGATACTCATAGACATGAAATTACGTTACGTGAAATTCCTTTCATCTGCACGTTTCTTAAATAGAAGAACAGAAATTGTGAATGGATTACGTATTTTTGTATATGTCAACggatataattatagaaaagcATTGGTTTAAAACGTTTTCGGACATGCAACATCGATTGTTATTACACGAAACTAGTCTCCGTTCTGATAGGATTAAAGTATTGTAAAGACGCTGACTATTCTTGCAAGCTTGGTAACCGGAAGCCATTCGAAGCCGAAATGcaagaattaaacaaataataaaatggatAGTCTTCCTTCAAATgacttataatttatctaaaaggagaaaaaaaaagaaaaagaaacgcgaatTGTACCAAGAAACAACGCAAGAACCGACAGAATTTTTGCACCCACCTAATATTACTTATCGCGTGTCGACGAGTTTCGTTTTCCGATTTCCACCTTGCGCTCTACGATTTCCGTTTTTAGAATCTCGAAAGCGACAAAGGGATCGGTAATTGATCGATGTAGCGGTATCACGGTACAGGCGCGAAACAGGTTTCCACGCCAGGCTCGGTAAAGTGCCTATCAGGAAGACAACGTTTTACCCTGTGAAAGAAAGTCTGGCGTGACAAAAGGACGGTTTCTCTGTGCATTGGAGGGAACGGGGAAGTTGCCACGACGCCCTCGAGCACCGGCATCATTTGTTCAGCCAGCGAATGTAAAGAAAGCACGCTTTCTCGCAAAAGTGCGAGATGCAAGATGAAAAGAGAATGGCGACGAGTCTCGAGAATCGGTGGAGAAAACAAGCCGCGTGTATCGCTTCCCTCTAGTTTTCCCTGCTACGTTGGcgcaacatttttcaattgtagCGACAAAAGAGACGCGTTGATTGCTTGTTTCGTGCTAAGTACACATCTTCTTCGTGTTCTTCTTCGTGGTAGAATAAACGCAAACATCCCGGTAAGATAGAGAAGATGTCAGAGACAGActgagagagagggagagaaagaggaagaaattttcaaacgcgtAACTTAGATAGATACCAGTTCGAAAGGAAGTAACGAACTGCGCGACGAAAATTGAAGAGCAAAGTATGTAGAAGACGAATATGAAACGGCGACGAGTACAGAGGGTGAAGAGTCGCGTCGCTAACAAAACGAACGCGATACGAACTCGAACTGCATGGAAACTGCATTATTTGAAGTTCAACGGAACGAGTTGACGCGGCGCAATTCTGCAGCTTCCTGACTTTTCTTCGAGATGCAACGACGAGCGTAACTGAACCTACAAGAGCAacagattttatataaattatttcttatttaccGTTGAAATTAGACATTCACGAAAAATTCACATAACAGAAGCTAgtcgaaagaatttttttaattcgtttaccTGCAACACAAAGTACTCGACTTTCTGTCGTTTTTGTTTTTGCCAATCGAACGTTTAGGTTGAACAATCTGCTAGAATCTTGTGCGAAATCCTTTGCACTTGGAATCGTTTTAACGCGTTTTGGCATAGTTCGTGCAAGATCTTTGGCCCAGTGATCGAACGAATTTCGCTCGAACGATTGCCGATACTCTTCTGCagattagaaaaaaagaaaagagaagaacgtaCGGTAAATATTCGTACAAAACGTTTCTGTTAtgtctatttcttctttacgCCGTAATTTTAGTGGCaaataacgaattatttatataaaggCTGCTAGCACTGGTGCAATTATGCTTTTCATGCCGTCACTTTGATTTTCTGCAAAGCTTCTCACTTTGTTTACCattttttgtaaagaaaacttcactcctttttttttttcttcttttctactttcttcttGCCAATTTAATCGAACATCCCGAGTCCGAGAAAGGGACAAATAAGGTCAAGTAGAATGTGTGTTTAACGCTTTCGAGGTTACGTTTTCGCGAAGAATTTGGCAAGGGAAGCTTAAATAGGTCGCGAGCCAATTGGTCGTGTCCGGTAATTGAAAATCCATCGGCACGCCCTTATCGTTTACTTGAACAAATTGACCAGTGTTTGTATGGTAAAAtcaacattgaaaatatttgtgttGTCGATAGGGGTGTGCTGTTTTCCTATCGATTCGATCGAGGTGGAACGTTCATAAGCTCCCCCTCCCCAAAAATACTCGATTTCGTGATAGGTGTTGACATCGTTAGGCGGAACTAGGTTCACGAAGAAACCAGATGAGACGTGGGCAAGAGTTGTTGGGTGTCACAGAAATTCACACACTCAGACTCTTACGAAATGAATACAACCTTCACATTCCCGTTGCTATTCTTTTTGCTGTTCGATCGGATAACGAATCGCTCGTAGAAAAGCTATTTGTCAAGAACCTAACGGAAAGCTGagtattttttcaaatgttttttcCCAACAGAGGCACGGAAGAGAGGATGGAAATATGAGATAACCATTTTATTGTTCTAAGGATAATAACTTCGGGAAAACGGAATAATACAATAGAGGGAAGGTAGTagaaaaataactttaaattataaatatgtatataaaaataactataAATTAGACTTTTCAACACGTTCAACGATTCGTCGACTTTTCATCTAAATTAACATTAGAACTAGCAAGTGTCTCGTATTTATACCAACTCGCAATTCCTACTTTTGTCGTTGTATCGCGATCGAAATCGAAGATCGTTCAAAGATCATCCGAAGATTgcaaaataaatcaaattactACTATACGCTACGTGGACGTACGCGCATGCAGACCTTTCGGTCGTAATTTAAATCAAGAAGATCATCGATCGAACAAAAAGCCAACAATCTTTCGGCGAGGATATTAGAATCTTCGTGATAGTACTCGTAATCGTCGTTACACGGATATCGGTGATTTATGTACGTCGGAGCTTCACCTCGTATTTCTACCCTCTCTTCTACCGCAGTAATTTGTCGTTGCTgtcgttattgttattgtcGTTCCATCGCGTATACTGGAATGCCGTGCTgcaaaagacaaaaaaaaaaaaaaaaaaataaaaaaagaaaaaatagaaatagaaaggaaaaatgcGGAATTCGAGGAAGAACAAGTAGACGGCGAGCGCAGGATCGAACAGTTACATTGACCGATAGTAACACGAAAAAAAGGATGAGACGTGGGCAAGGGGTTGTTGGGTGTTACAGATGCGGATTTCTGCTGCGGAATGCGATGGCCTGGTGACGCCACCGGCCTGTCGAACCGGTCGTCGACCTCCTCTAACGACCCCAAGAACCAGTACAAGAACCAGAACAATAACCACTACACGTCGCACCAACACCTTCGCACCCACCTTCGCGGTCCGTCCTTCTGCTTTTACTTCTCTCGTAACCTCGTCTAGAGAAATAATTAAGGCAACCACGACTTTCATTCCGACCCGACCCATTCAGTTCGCCGcgttctctcctctctttcgcGTCTCGTTGCCGCCTCTTTCGTCCGTCTCTGTTCATTCGTTTcgactttattattttattgaacgaAGCCCTTGATTCTCCGGCGAACATAATCGGTAACAGTGTGTACCGTGTATAGCTGTATATAACGGAGGACACTGTTGAAACGTACGGGCGTATATGGAATCCTGAATGGGTTGCTAGTCGAATTTCCGTACGAGGGTTTATAGGTCGATCGATTTTTTAGTGGAACCACTACGGTTTTCTGCTTCCATGTATATTCTTGTTGGCAAGAGCAACAAGACTCTGCTCTTTGAAAGCTTTTCTCGGTTCTCGGTccctatatttttaaaacactagaactaccgaacTCTGGTCAAAGCGACTGATTCCTCGTTCTTTGA
Encoded here:
- the LOC122576030 gene encoding uncharacterized protein LOC122576030 isoform X24; its protein translation is MGWVALGRCAGGGGRLSSVLSLSLTSLASSLIFTILCILTLALTLVTLVRAEDIHNEFTRKRTTRVSYRSRATSAFSGKPIFLDTSKVKVEARDKANCGLICGSTFGVAREREHSMIGGENRGKEWKGKERGKERRKEKGKERERKGKEKFRRGSGGFGASYNTLCCSFEEGKSDKEILDNLLLSTRYDKRLLPPVQGTLRPPPHTRQDDYTPDYLVPNDPDHPEHLEHHRHRYHHTALHNHSSLLTPRRKDADFCCGMRWPGDATGLSNRSSTSSNDPKNQYKNQNNNHYTSHQHLRTHLRGTLTVNVSVLLLSLASPDESSLKYEVEFLLQQQWYDPRLRYSNRSQYEYLNAIHHYDDIWLPDTYFIMHGDFKDPLIPVHFALRIYRNGTVNYLMRRHLILSCQGRLNIFPFDDPLCSFAIESISYEQSAITYVWKNDEGTLRKSPSLTSLNAYLIKNQTITCPIKVSWRAEGQIVVDYEDEFDEFGDAKCSLCQRRFEEQGNYSCLKVDLIFTRDRAFYFTTVFIPGIILVTSSFITFWLEWNAVPARVMIASRTKR
- the LOC122576030 gene encoding uncharacterized protein LOC122576030 isoform X29, which produces MGWVALGRCAGGGGRLSSVLSLSLTSLASSLIFTILCILTLALTLVTLVRAEDIHNEFTRKRTTRVSYRSRATSAFSGKPIFLDTSKVKVEARDKANCGLICGSTFGVAREREHSMIGGENRGKEWKGKERGKERRKEKGKERERKGKEKFRRGSGGFGASYNTLCCSFEEGKSDKEILDNLLLSTRYDKRLLPPVQGTLRPPPHTRQDDYTPDYLVPNDPDHPEHLEHHRHRYHHTALHNHSSLLTPRRKDADFCCGMRWPGDATGLSNRSSTSSNDPKNQYKNQNNNHYTSHQHLRTHLRGTLTVNVSVLLLSLASPDESSLKYEVEFLLQQQWYDPRLRYSNRSQYEYLNAIHHYDDIWLPDTYFIMHGDFKDPLIPVHFALRIYRNGTVNYLMRRHLILSCQGRLNIFPFDDPLCSFAIESISYEQSAITYVWKNDEGTLRKSPSLTSLNAYLIKNQTITCPIKVSWRGRRERERESGFSLSPNPDKFSKFDALKTSGH
- the LOC122576030 gene encoding uncharacterized protein LOC122576030 isoform X18, translated to MGWVALGRCAGGGGRLSSVLSLSLTSLASSLIFTILCILTLALTLVTLVRAEDIHNEFTRKRTTRVSYRSRATSAFSGKPIFLDTSKVKVEARDKANCGLICGSTFGVAREREHSMIGGENRGKEWKGKERGKERRKEKGKERERKGKEKFRRGSGGFGASYNTLCCSFEEGKSDKEILDNLLLSTRYDKRLLPPVQGTLRPPPHTRQDDYTPDYLVPNDPDHPEHLEHHRHRYHHTALHNHSSLLTPRRKDADFCCGMRWPGDATGLSNRSSTSSNDPKNQYKNQNNNHYTSHQHLRTHLRGTLTVNVSVLLLSLASPDESSLKYEVEFLLQQQWYDPRLRYSNRSQYEYLNAIHHYDDIWLPDTYFIMHGDFKDPLIPVHFALRIYRNGTVNYLMRRHLILSCQGRLNIFPFDDPLCSFAIESISYEQSAITYVWKNDEGTLRKSPSLTSLNAYLIKNQTITCPIKVSWRAEGQIVVDYEDEFDEFGDAKCSLCQRRFEEQGNYSCLKVDLIFTRDRAFYFTTVFIPGIILVTSSFITFWLEWNAVPARVMIACISMYRGFQAVLRNEREREFVPTTKYSIRLFDF
- the LOC122576030 gene encoding uncharacterized protein LOC122576030 isoform X22, yielding MGWVALGRCAGGGGRLSSVLSLSLTSLASSLIFTILCILTLALTLVTLVRAEDIHNEFTRKRTTRVSYRSRATSAFSGKPIFLDTSKVKVEARDKANCGLICGSTFGVAREREHSMIGGENRGKEWKGKERGKERRKEKGKERERKGKEKFRRGSGGFGASYNTLCCSFEEGKSDKEILDNLLLSTRYDKRLLPPVQGTLRPPPHTRQDDYTPDYLVPNDPDHPEHLEHHRHRYHHTALHNHSSLLTPRRKDADFCCGMRWPGDATGLSNRSSTSSNDPKNQYKNQNNNHYTSHQHLRTHLRGTLTVNVSVLLLSLASPDESSLKYEVEFLLQQQWYDPRLRYSNRSQYEYLNAIHHYDDIWLPDTYFIMHGDFKDPLIPVHFALRIYRNGTVNYLMRRHLILSCQGRLNIFPFDDPLCSFAIESISYEQSAITYVWKNDEGTLRKSPSLTSLNAYLIKNQTITCPIKVSWRAEGQIVVDYEDEFDEFGDAKCSLCQRRFEEQGNYSCLKVDLIFTRDRAFYFTTVFIPGIILVTSSFITFWLEWNAVPARVMIEVRRRSRCR
- the LOC122576030 gene encoding uncharacterized protein LOC122576030 isoform X19, with amino-acid sequence MGWVALGRCAGGGGRLSSVLSLSLTSLASSLIFTILCILTLALTLVTLVRAEDIHNEFTRKRTTRVSYRSRATSAFSGKPIFLDTSKVKVEARDKANCGLICGSTFGVAREREHSMIGGENRGKEWKGKERGKERRKEKGKERERKGKEKFRRGSGGFGASYNTLCCSFEEGKSDKEILDNLLLSTRYDKRLLPPVQGTLRPPPHTRQDDYTPDYLVPNDPDHPEHLEHHRHRYHHTALHNHSSLLTPRRKDADFCCGMRWPGDATGLSNRSSTSSNDPKNQYKNQNNNHYTSHQHLRTHLRGTLTVNVSVLLLSLASPDESSLKYEVEFLLQQQWYDPRLRYSNRSQYEYLNAIHHYDDIWLPDTYFIMHGDFKDPLIPVHFALRIYRNGTVNYLMRRHLILSCQGRLNIFPFDDPLCSFAIESISYEQSAITYVWKNDEGTLRKSPSLTSLNAYLIKNQTITCPIKVSWRAEGQIVVDYEDEFDEFGDAKCSLCQRRFEEQGNYSCLKVDLIFTRDRAFYFTTVFIPGIILVTSSFITFWLEWNAVPARVMIVYFNVLQLPGQNVESSDKSRSSF
- the LOC122576030 gene encoding uncharacterized protein LOC122576030 isoform X30, whose protein sequence is MGWVALGRCAGGGGRLSSVLSLSLTSLASSLIFTILCILTLALTLVTLVRAEDIHNEFTRKRTTRVSYRSRATSAFSGKPIFLDTSKVKVEARDKANCGLICGSTFGVAREREHSMIGGENRGKEWKGKERGKERRKEKGKERERKGKEKFRRGSGGFGASYNTLCCSFEEGKSDKEILDNLLLSTRYDKRLLPPVQGTLRPPPHTRQDDYTPDYLVPNDPDHPEHLEHHRHRYHHTALHNHSSLLTPRRKDADFCCGMRWPGDATGLSNRSSTSSNDPKNQYKNQNNNHYTSHQHLRTHLRGTLTVNVSVLLLSLASPDESSLKYEVEFLLQQQWYDPRLRYSNRSQYEYLNAIHHYDDIWLPDTYFIMHGDFKDPLIPVHFALRIYRNGTVNYLMRRHLILSCQGRLNIFPFDDPLCSFAIESISYEQSAITYVWKNDEGTLRKSPSLTSLNAYLIKNQTITCPIKVSWRVLNTGILRSLKLRDNVAICFLVGTFH
- the LOC122576030 gene encoding uncharacterized protein LOC122576030 isoform X16, whose translation is MGWVALGRCAGGGGRLSSVLSLSLTSLASSLIFTILCILTLALTLVTLVRAEDIHNEFTRKRTTRVSYRSRATSAFSGKPIFLDTSKVKVEARDKANCGLICGSTFGVAREREHSMIGGENRGKEWKGKERGKERRKEKGKERERKGKEKFRRGSGGFGASYNTLCCSFEEGKSDKEILDNLLLSTRYDKRLLPPVQGTLRPPPHTRQDDYTPDYLVPNDPDHPEHLEHHRHRYHHTALHNHSSLLTPRRKDADFCCGMRWPGDATGLSNRSSTSSNDPKNQYKNQNNNHYTSHQHLRTHLRGTLTVNVSVLLLSLASPDESSLKYEVEFLLQQQWYDPRLRYSNRSQYEYLNAIHHYDDIWLPDTYFIMHGDFKDPLIPVHFALRIYRNGTVNYLMRRHLILSCQGRLNIFPFDDPLCSFAIESISYEQSAITYVWKNDEGTLRKSPSLTSLNAYLIKNQTITCPIKVSWREARGRSTDRSYDRTERDRNLHQLWTQPLHAHDHQWMHSRVEKKGTTASDKSGKDDRRDSKNHFSGRLFHVPHLFLHPLQRHLVDQHQRQQSRRIPPLIIEGHVTRRGSISSRISIVEEKRRS